In Pan troglodytes isolate AG18354 chromosome 21, NHGRI_mPanTro3-v2.0_pri, whole genome shotgun sequence, one genomic interval encodes:
- the SPINT4 gene encoding kunitz-type protease inhibitor 4, with the protein MGTSHADPCKLDMNFGSCYEVHFRYFYNRTSKRCETFVFSGCNGNLNNFKLKIEREVACVAKYKPP; encoded by the coding sequence ATGGGAACCTCTCATGCAGATCCCTGCAAAttggacatgaattttggaagcTGCTATGAAGTTCACTTTAGATATTTCTACAACAGAACCTCCAAAAGATGTGAAACTTTTGTCTTCTCCGGCTGTAATGGCAACCTTAACAACTTCAAGCTTAAAATAGAACGTGAAGTAGCCTGTGTTGCAAAATACAAACCACCGTAA